The Vigna unguiculata cultivar IT97K-499-35 chromosome 6, ASM411807v1, whole genome shotgun sequence genome contains a region encoding:
- the LOC114187789 gene encoding uncharacterized protein LOC114187789, with protein MMKTFEMTDLGLMNYFLGIEVKQQEDNIFISQKKYIEALLKKFKMYDCKPVATPLVVNEKLQKDDGAQETDASRYRSLIGSLLYLTATRPDIMYATSLLSRFMQKPSQIHYGVGKRILRYLQGTKEFGIWYKTMTNSRIIGYTDSDWAGSKDDMKSTSGYAFSLGSGIFSWASKKQATVAQSTAEAEYVAAAEATSQAIWLRKIFKDMGEKQSGPTTINCDNKSAIAMTKNPIHHRMLSRSRSAIGRGAMFFILPMNHMEESMVVLAFAMEAHTDLLLLEDGCLQMR; from the exons atgatgaagacatttgaGATGACTGACCTTGGGTTGATGAACTATTTCCTCGGTATAGAGGTGAAACAACAAGAAGACAACATATTTATCtctcaaaagaaatatattgaagccctattgaagaagttcaagatgtatgaTTGTAAACCTGTCGCTACTCCATTGGTGGTAAATGAGAAACTACAAAAAGATGATGGAGCACAAGAAACAGATGCATCACGCTACAGAAGTTTGATTGGAAGTCTCTTATATCTCACAGCCACAAGACCAGACATTATGTATGCCACAAGTCTTCTATCAAGATTCATGCAAAAGCCAAGTCAGATTCATTATGGAGTAgggaaaagaattttaagatatctacAAGGCACAAAGGAGTTTGGAATATGGTACAAAACCATGACTAACTCAAGGATCATTGGCTACACCGATAGTGATTGGGCAGGATCAAAAGATGACATGAAGAGCACCTCAGGCTATGCTTTCTCGCTTGGATCGGGAATATTCTCTTGGGCATCAAAGAAGCAAGCAACTGTTGCACAATCAACAGCTGAAGCAGAATATGTGGCTGCTGCTGAAGCAACAAGTCAAGCTATATGGCTTCGAAAGATATTCAAAGATATGGGAGAGAAACAAAGTGGACCTACTACAATCAACTGTGATAATAAATCAGCTATCGCAATGACAAAGAACCCAATACATCACA GAATGCTGTCGCGTTCTCGCTCTGCTATTGGTAGAGGCGCGATGTTTTTCATTCTTCCGATGAATCACATGGAGGAATCAATGGTCGTTTTGGCGTTTGCGATGGAGGCTCACACAGATTTGCTATTGTTGGAAGATGGTTGTTTGCAAATGCGTTAG